In Streptomyces pluripotens, the genomic window ACAGGTGCAACGCCTGACCATCTTCTCGACTTCAAGGGCCGGCACCCCGGTGCCACCGTGGTGAAACTCGTCCGCGACTACCGTTCCACCCCGCAGGTCGTCCACCTTGCCAACGGCCTGCTCACCCAGGCCCGTGGCCGCGCTGCCGGCCACCGGCTGGAACTGCTCTCCCAGCGTCCCGCGGGACCCGAACCCGCCTACACCGAGTACACCGACGAGCCCGCCGAGGCGGAGGGAGCCGCCCGCCGCATTCGTGAGCTGATCGATTCGGGCGTTCCGGCCGCCGAGATCGCCGTCCTGTTCCGCACGAACTCCCAGTCCGAGACCTATGAGCAGGCCCTCGCCGATGCCGGGGTTCCCTACCAGTTGCGCGGTGCCGAGCGCTTCTTCGAACGGCCCGAGGTGCGCAAAGCCGGTATCGCGCTGCGTGGCGCGGCACGCTTCGGTGGCAACGATTCCCTTCTGGACGACGCCGTGGACCTTCCCTCGCAGGTGCGGGCCGTCCTGTCTGGGGAGGGGTGGAGTAGCGAGCCGCCGGCCGGGTCGGGCGCCGTCAGGGAGCGCTGGGAGTCCCTGGCCGCCCTGGTCAACCTCGCCCACGACCTCGCCGTCGCCACACCCGGCGCCACCCTCGGTGACTTCGTGGCGGAACTGGATGAGCGGGCGAACGCCCAGCACGCCCCGACCGTGCAGGGCGTCACGCTCGCCTCCCTGCACGCCGCCAAGGGTCTGGAGTGGGATGCCGTCTTCCTGGTCGGCATCGCCGAGGGCATGCTGCCCATCACCTACGCCAAGACCGACGAACAGATCGAGGAAGAACGCCGCCTCCTCTATGTCGGCGTGACGCGCGCCCGTGAACGGCTCCACATCTCCTGGGCGCTCTCCCGCGCACCCGGTGGCCGCCCGGGCCGCAGGCCCAGCCGGTTCCTCGACGGCCTGCGCCCCGGCACCACCGCCACCGTCGGCCACACCGGCGCGTCCGCCGGCGGAGGCGTCGAGCGGGGGGCAACCGCAGGCGCCGCTGCCGTTCCCCGGCGCACGCAGCGCACCCAGCGCACCCCGGCCCGTTGTCGGGTCTGCGGCCGCACGCTCACCGACGCGGGTGAGATGAAGCTGATGCGCTGCGAGGACTGCCCCTCGGACATGGACGAAGGACTCTACGAGCGACTCCGGGAATGGCGGGCGGTCCAGGCCGAGCGCAGTGGGCAGCCGGACTTCTGTGTCTTCACGGACCGGACCCTGATGGCCATCGCAGAGGCGCGACCGGAGAACTCCGCCGGACTCTCACGCATCCCCGGCGTCCTCAGCCGCAAGCTGCGCAGCTACGGACCTGACGTACTGGCCATCTGCGCAGGCCGACAGGCCGACGCAGACGTCGAGGACGCCTGATACGAACTCATCGAAAAAATAGTTTGCGCATGCCCCAGCAATCCCCATAGGTTCTATCGCACGGGAGCGGTCGCCTTCTCCAAGGCACTGGTTCCGTGCTGTACTTACATATCCGTGACGGACTGGCTCACCCCAGTCCATGAGACGCCGAGAGGAGGCGAGTCCAGTGATCAGCATCAACACCAGCACCATCAGCACGGCCAAACTGATCGATCGCTCGGCCGTCTCCACGTGCATGCTCGGCGCCTCCCGTAGGGCCACCGGTCTGTCCGGCGTTCGTGCCGTCCGCCCGGTGTCCTTCCCTGCCCTCGCAGGTCTTCCCACTTGTGAGCGCAATGAGCGACCGACCCAGGCACTGGAAGCGGTAGCGGCACAGGCACATGCCTATGCCCTTGCGGCGGCCGGTGCCGGATTCCGGAAGCAGACGACGCAGCACCACCTGATGTGGGCCTTCCGCGGGCCAGACCCCTGGAGTGATCCAGCCTGATCGCCGATCAGGCCGGCGCCTTCAGGGCCGCGGAACCCCATCCGGGATCCGCGGCCCTTCTGTTTCCCCGAACGGGGACACGGAGCGAAGGAGCCTCGGGACAAGAAAAGAACCCGGTACCAAGCCGAATCCCGGTCAACCGGCCGGACCGACCAGACGAGGAAGACCAACCGTGCAACTCGAAGCGCACGCCCCGTCCGTACCGCCTTCCCAAACGATCCCCCCGCCCGGCCTCACGAAGGACTGCACCTTGACCCCCCTCACCGCGCTCACCGCGCTCGACGACGCCATCGAGAACCTCGGCGTACCCGTCCCGTGCCGCTCCTACGACCCGGAGGTCTTCTTCGCCGAGTCTCCCGCGGACGTTGAGTACGCCAAGTCCCTGTGCCGCACCTGCCCGCTGGTCGAGGCCTGCCTCGCCGGTGCCAAGGAGCGGCGCGAGCCCTGGGGCGTCTGGGGCGGCGAGCTGTTCGTCCAGGGTGTTGTCGTCGCCCGGAAGCGGCCGCGTGGCCGCCCGCGGAAGAACCCGGTCACGGCATGAACACCGCAGGAACGATCGACCGTCCCCTCACGCACGACCCCAAGAAGCAGGCCCCGATGAAGCCTTCCACCAGCGAGCCCGCAGGCTCCACCTCCACAGACTTCACCACCACCAGCGCGACCGAAGCGCGCCAGAACAGGACCCGAGAGATGCAACTCATGCAAGAAGCCCTGGCCCGTGCGCATATGCACGAGCGGCTGGACAGCGCCGCGAGCGAGCGACGGGCCCTGCGCCTGATGGTGGCTCAGAGGATGCAGCGGCGAGCCGAGCGCGCCTCGCTGCGTGCCCGCCGCGCGCTTGCCATGGCCGTCATGCAGTAGCGGCCACACCTGAGCAGCGGCGGCCTCCCGACCCAAGGGGGCGAAGACGTACCCGCGGGGGCCGGTCCGTACGAACGGACCGGCCCCCGCGCCGCGCGTGGTCACCCGCCGGTCGCGGGCTCCTCGGGCACGTCCGGAAACCCGAGGAGTCCGGGAAGGCGCCCTCCTCTGGCTTCCTTCGCCCGGCACCGCCGGGATCAAGCCCCCGCAGCCGGTTCCTCCTCCTGCGGGTCGCCTTCCGGCGCGAATCCCGGCAGCCACGCCTGGAGTTCCTCCCGCAGCTGCACCGTGGCACCCAGCTGGCAGAGCACCCCGATCGTGCTCAGCGTCACCCGGTGGATCAGCAGATAGGCGGGCGGCAGATTGAGCCGCTTGCCCAGCTGATAGGCGGGGGAGCGCGGGTCAGCGATCCGCGCGGCCTGGCTGCGCATCCAGGAGCGGGTGAAGGTGAACGCGTCGACCCGAGCCGGCTCGATGATCGGCAGGAGGTAGTCGAGGACCGCGTCGGGGTCGAGCTCTATGGAGTCCTTCACGAATCCTTCCGCGCAGAGGAGTTCGTAGACCGTCTCGGCATCGCCGCCCAGTGTCATCCGCAGGGAGACGCCGATCGGCAGGGGCAGTCCGCCGGGGAGCCGGTCGACCGTGCCGAAGTCCAGGACGCCCAGACGCCACTCCTCCTTGCCGGTCGGGCCGCCGGGCAGCAGACGGAAGTTGCCCGGATGGGGATCGGCGTGCAGCAGGCCGGTGCGGGCCGGGCCCGAGAACAGGAAGCGGGCGAGGAGCTGACCGGCCCGGTCGCGCTGCTCCTGGGTGCCGTCCGTGATGATCTCCGACAGCGGGATGCCGTCGATCCACTCGGTCACCAGAACCTGCTCGCACTGGTGGACCACCGCCGGGACCACCATGTCCGGGTCGCCGGCGAACTCCTCTGCATGTGCCGTCTGGGCCCGGGCCTCCAGTTCGTAATCCAGTTCCTCCGAAACGCGGTCCTTCAGCTCGGCGATGAGCGGCTTGACGTCCATGCCCGGAATGAGAGGACCCAACAACCGGGCGAAGCGACTCAGTTGTCCGAGATCGGACAGCAGAGCCTCACCGGCGCCCGGATACTGCACCTTGACCGCCACTTCGCGGCCGTCGTGCCACACGGCCCGGTGCACCTGGCCGATTGAGGCAGCAGCGGCCGGCTTGTCTTCGAACTCCTCGAAGAAGTCGCGCCAGCCCGGCCCCAGCCGTTCCTCAAGCACCGTGTGCACGGTACGGGTCGGCATGGGCGGTGCTGCCTCCTGGAGCTTGGTGAGGGCCGCACGGTAGGGGCCGGCGATCTCCTCGGGCAACGCGGACTCGAAGACGGACAAGGCCTGCCCGAACTTCATCGCACCGCCCTTGAGCTCGCCGAGCACCTTGAACAATTGTTCAGCCGTGCGCTGTTGCAGTTCCCGGCCGACGATCTCCGCGGACTCGCCCACGATCCGCTTGCCCAGCCCCCAGGTCGCCCGGCCGGCGAAGCCGAGCGGGAGCGCGGCGAGCTTGGCGGTACGGGTGACCGCCTTCCGGGGAAGATCAGACATGCGTCCTCCAAGTCCCAGTCGTCCGCGCCGCGCCTACCTCGCGTCGCCGCTCCTTCGACGGCCGTTGCACTGCCATTGTCTCGCGGGGTCCCTTGTCGGTTGAGGAGTGCTCCCCTTTACCTCTCTCCGCTGCACCGCACGTGCATGCCCGATGCGGCCGGAGAGGTCGGGCACGCCAGTTCAGTCCGGGCAGGGACACCTCCCAGCGGGCTCCCGCGCTGGACGGAGGCTCCCCGTCGAGGAAGGCCAGGGCGTGCGCCGCAGCCAATCCGGCGACGGCCGCGGCCAGCGTCAGATCGCAGGCCCCGATCCGTCGGGCCCTGCCGGAACGCCACTGGGCGATCAACCGCGGCCAGGCCGCGTCCCGGTCCGTGCGGTCCTCGTGAAGACAGCCGGCGCAACTCGACTCACCGGGCAGGACGAGCGGTCCGACGACGCCTGTGCCCTCCACGACACCGGCGTACAGGTGGGGCGTGCCAGAGGCCATGAGCGGTTCGGCGGTGAGCGGATCCGGAGCGTGCACGGCAACGTCGTCGCGGGGGGTGAGGACCACCAGGGAGAGGCCGGTGGTCTCGGCTTCAGACCCCGGTGAGCGGGGGCGGCGCGCGGGACGGTCCGGTGCTGCGCGCCGAACGGCCGTCCGCGCCGCCGCTTCCCGGCGCTCACCGACGGCTTCGGCGGGCAGGCCGCCCGGCGCCACGTCCCAGGGCTGCACACGCCCCACGTCGCACACGTCGACCCCGCCCACGCCGGCGCCCGACAGCACCGACGCCAGGAGGGTGCCGACCCGCCCGGCGCCGCGCACCTGCACCCGCAGCGCGCCGCGGGCGGCCAGCCGGGCGAGCGCGCCGCCAGGCTCGGACGTGGTCAGGGCCAGCGAGGCGAGGTCGGGGCGTAGCCGCTGCAGGACGTCCTCCTTTTCCCGCAGGGCGTCCGCGGCCGGACCCCCGCCGCGCGCGTCGTCGACGAGGCCCGCGCGGGACAGGCGATCCACCAGCGCGTCGACATGGCCGTCAGGCAGGTCCAGGCGGCGGCCCTCCTCGCGGAGCAGCGGCAGTCCACGGGTGCCGTTGAGCAGTTCCAGGAAGCTGCCCGTCGCCATGTCCATCGGCCCCAGCGTCAGTGCGTGCGCCGGGGTCATCCCGAACTGCACGGTGTGGAGATCGCGCCAACCGCGCCGCAACGCCGGCTTCACCATCGGATGCATATCTGGCCCCCGTATCCATCGGCACATTCGCGGGGTAACCGGGATGTCAAGAGCAAGACAGCATCCAAGGCATCCGGACTACCCTTCGGCGGCGGAACCGTCACGCTCCGCCGATGCCTGCCAGCATGCCCGGCCCGCGCGCCGAGTGCCGGGTGTTATCCACAGGTGGTGGATATTGGTCGTATAAGCGGTTTGGGGTGAAGTGCTGGACAACGGACGTAAGGCCTGGTCGGCGGATGTGAGAACTGGTCGTACGAATCCAACGCATGGTGGGGGGATCGGCGTCGAACCGCCCGGAGCCGGGACTTCGGCCGTGTCCAGCGGGTAACGTCGGGGCGTGCCCGCCGACCCACTTCACCACGCCGGAAAGCCGCAGCGCAGCACGACCAGCCAGCCGCCCGGCGGTTCGAGGGCGAGCGCGATCGAGGTACGCAGGAGTGCCCGGCGCCGCCGGACGGTGTCCGCGTACCGCGAGGGCGATCGCACCATCGTGCTGATCCCCGCCCGGATGTCCAAGGCGGAGGAGCAGCGCTGGGTGACGGTCATGCTCGACAAACTCGCGGCCCAGGAGAGCAAGCGGCTGCTCGGCGATGCCGAGCTGGTCGATCGCGCCGAGCGACTGTCGGCCCAGTATTTCGAGGGCAGGGCCCGCCCTGCCTCCGTGCGCTGGGTCACCAACCAGAACACCCGCTGGGGCTCATGCACCCCCGCCGAGGCCAGCATCCGGCTCTCGCACCGGCTGCAGGGGATGCCCGAGTACGTCGTCGACTACGTGCTCTGCCACGAGCTGGCGCATCTGATGGTCCCCGGGCACGGGCCCGACTTCTGGCGTCTGCTGGAGGCCTATCCGCGTACCGAGCGTGCCCGTGGCTACCTCGAAGGGGTGGTCGCCGCCGGACGGCTGCCGCACGTTCCCGACACACGCGGTGAGTGAGCGGCCGGGCCCTGCGGCCCGGTCGTGCGGCCCCGGTGATCGGCCCGGACCCTGAGCCCGGTGTCCGTCCAGGTGAGCGAGCGGCTGCGGTTGTGTACCGGGTCTGTACCGACCGGGGCCGATCGGAGTCGCTGCCGGCCACAGCCGTTAGCCTGGCGCGACGCACTCACGTTTCGGGATGGGGGACGGTCGTCACGCATGGCCAGGGAATTCCAGCGCGGCCACAAGGCCAGGATCAGCGACCTCACGGCGGGCACGGATCTGTATGTAGGCGTGCAGATCGCCGCCCCCGGACTGACCTTCGACATCAGCTGTTTTGGTCTGGACGCCGATGAGCGTCTGTCGGACGACCGGTACTTCGTCTTCTTCAACCAGCCGAAGTCCCCGGAGGAGTCGATCCAACTGCTCGGTGCCCAGGCGGGCGACACGGAGTCGTTCCGGGTCACGCTCGACCGGATCCCGTCGCAGATCCGCAAGCTGTCCTTCACGGCGACCATCGACGGCGCCGGGCAGATGGCGCAGATCGGCCCCGGCTACCTGCGCATCGTGGCGGGTGGCGAGGAAGTCGCCCGGTATTCGTTCAGCGGCTCGGAGTTCTCCACCGAGCGGGCCGTGATGCTCGGCGACGTCTATTTCAAGGACGGCTGGCGGTTCGCCGCGGTCGGACAGGGCTTCGACGGCGGTCTGGAGGCGCTGCTGAAGAACTTCGGCGGCGAAGTACTGGAGGAGGAGGCGCCCGCCCCGCAGCAGCAGTCCGCTGCCGTCCCGGGCTTCGCCCCGCCAGCCCAGGCCGCGGAGCCGCCCGCCTTCGGCGTCCCGTCCGCCCCGGCCCCAGCCTCCGCCCCTGCGCCCACGCCCGCCCCTGCGCCCACGCAGGTTCCCGTGCCCCAGGGCTTCGCCCCGTCGCCCCCCGTACCTCCCGGCCAGACCCCGCCGCCGGCCCCCGCGTTGAACGTGCATGCCGCGCCGACGTTGATCGCCCCCCTGACCCCGCCCGGGGGCGGTACCGTCCCGCCCCCGACCCCCGCGCCCTACGGTCAGCCGCCACAACAGCCGTCGCACCTGCCCGGGGCACCGATACCACTCGGGTATGGTCGGCCGCCGGCCCCTGCTGGTCAGCCGGCCCCGCCCATGCCCCCGGGTTACGGTCAGGTCCCCGGCCAGCCTGCGGCACCCTACGCTGCGCCGCGGGCCGTGCCACAGGGCGCTGCTGGCGTGACGGCCGCGCTCCAGGTGTTCAAGGAGACACCCACCGGGCAGCGCTGGACGCTGCAGAACAAGAAACTCGTCCGTGTCGACCTCGGCATCGGCGGCCAGCCGGTGCTGGCCAAGCAGGGCAGCATGGTGCTCTACCAGGGCAAGGTCGACTTCGGCTACAAGGGCGCCGGTGTCATGGGCCGGATCGTCGGCAACGCCACCGGTCAGGAGATGCAGCTGATGCGCTGCACCGGCCAGGGCCAGGTGTTCCTCGCCGAGAACGCCACTTACCTGCACCCCGTCGAGCTCCAGGGCGACGCGATCTGCGTCTCCGCCGAGAACGTCCTCGCCTTCGACGAGAGCCTGCAGTACGAGGTCCGTCGCATCGAGGGCCATGGCATCCCGGGCGGGGCCCTGTTCACGATGCAGTTCCAGGGCACCGGCACGATCGTCGTGAAGACGCACGGGACGCCCGTGGTCCTGCCGGTCACGCCGACCACCTTCGCCGACTGCAACGCTGTCGTCGCCTGGTCGGCCGCTTCCCAGGTGATCGTCTCCAGCCAGGTCCGCATGCGCCGCAACGCCTACCCGGGCGACACCGGAGAGAGCATCAACCTGCAGTTCCGGGGCGCACCCGGCAACTTCATCGTCGTCCAGCCGTACGAGGTCTAGAGGGAGCCCGTCATGAACCAGCCACTCGCGGGCTACGCCTCCGCACCCCTCACCGCCCGCATGGAGAACCACGGCGACCACATGCTGAAGGTCGCCATGCAGACCGGGAACGACCTGTTCGCACGAGTGGGGTCGATGATCGCCTACGAAGGCTTCATCCAGTACGAGCCCAACCCGCCGGCCGTCCGCCAGATCGCACGCGACTGGATGACTGGTGAGGGCGCGCCCTTGATGAAGTGCTCCGGGGACGGCCTCCTCTACCTCGCCGACTACGGCGCGAACGTCGTCGTGATCAACCTCAACGGCGACGGCATCTCCGTCAACGCCACCAACCTGCTTGCCTTCGATGCGCACCTCACCTGGGGCGTGGAACGGGTCAAGGGCCTCGCGAAGTTCGCGGGACAAGGGCTGTGGAACACGAAGATCTCCGGCCAGGGCTGGGTCGCGCTGACCTCCCGGGGCAAGCCGATCGTCGTGGACTGCGGTGGCGGCGAGGACGAGACGTACGTCGACCCGGATGCGCTCGTCGCCTGGTCACCGAACCTGAAGGTGAAGGGCAAGCGCAGCTTCAAGGCGCAGTCACTGATCGGCCGGGGCAGCGGTGAGGCCTACCAGATGGCCTTCTCCGGCCAGGGCATCGTCGTCGTTCAGCCCAGCGAGGACAGTACCGACCGCCTCCGGATCCGGGGCTGAGGGGGAGCCAGAACACCATGCAGAGCCCGCTTTTCGCGCACAACGACCTCCAGACCCAGGAGCGCTGGAGCCTGCAGAACGCGCAGCTGCTCCGCGTCGTGCTGGAGGGGCACGACGACATCCTCGCCCGTAAGGGCACCATGGTTGCCTACCAGGGGCTCGTCGAGTTCGACGCCGAGTACCGCAGCAACAGCCAGGCACGCACACGTGCGTACACCGGCGAAGGGCTGGACCTGATGCGCTGTCACGGGCAGGGCACGGTCTACCTCGCCAACCTCGCCCAGCACGTGCACATCATGGACGTCGAGCAGGAGGGGCTGACCGTCGACAGTTCCTACGTCCTCGCCATGGACTCCTCGCTGCACCACGAGGTCATCGCCGTCGACAGTCTCTACGGGATCTCCGGCTCCGGGAAGTACCAGCTCAACATCACCGGTCGGGGAAGGATCGCCCTGATGACTTCCGGGGCGCCGCTGCTGATGCAGGTCACGCCCGACAAGTACGTCAACTGCGACGCCGACGCGATCGTCGCCTGGTCGACCGGGCTGCGCGTGCAGATGCAGGCCCAGACGCACTCCTCCGGGGTGTGGCGTAGGCGCGGCAGCACCGGTGAGGGGTGGGAGCTGAGCTTCATGGGCTCCGGGTTCACGCTGGTCCAGCCCAGCGAACTGCTGCCGCCGCAGAACGCGGTGATCGGGCAGGGGCTTGCCGCCCAGTTCGGCATGGGACAGCACGGAGCGCGTGGACAGAACCAGGGGAACGTCTGGAACTGAGACTCCGGTGCGGGGTGACCGCAAGGCCGATCACCCCGCACCCGGCACGGCGTCGGCCATGGCACCGGGTCAGAGTCTGGCGCGGGTGGCGTCGAGCAGGTGTACGACCGACGCATCCGCCACGTCGGCCACCTCGCCGTAGGCGAACCAGCGCACGTCCAGCGACTCCTCGCTGATCGCATGCTGGGCGTCGCGCGGGGCCAGAACCGCGTACTGGACATCGAAGTGCCAGTGGCACGGTGCTGGGATCGGATGCCGGTCCAGGCGCACCGGACCGCCGGGCAGCAGCCTCAGCCCGGTGATGCCGGACTCCTCGGTCGCCTCGCGCAGCGCAGCCGCTTGGAGGACGGCGTCCCCAGGCTCACAGTGACCGCCCATCTGCAGCCACATCCGCAGCTTCCGGTGGAGAGTGAGCAGTACCCGGCCGCGCTCGGGGTCGATGACCAGGGCGCTGGCCGTGATGTGCCCCGCGCGGCAAGCCTTCCACATGCCGTCCGGGTGGGCCGCCAGATGGTCCAGGTAGGCCCGGCGCAGTTCTCCCTGGCCCTCGTACCCCTTCAGTACGAGGACCGTGTCGTCGTACAGGGTCACTCTGTGTCGTCGCCCCCGGCCCCGTCGTCACTTTGGGGCTCGCCCTCGTCCTTCTTACGCAGGTCGGGCTTGTGCGGGCCGGGCCGCTCGGCGGCTTCCCCGAGCATCTTGTCCAGCTCGGAGAAGTCCAGCTGCTCGCGGTGCACGAAGCCGTCCGGGTCGTCCAGATCGCCGGCGGTCGGCAGCATGTCCGGGTGGTGCCACAGGGCGTCCCGGCCGTCCACCCCGCGCGCGTCCGTGAGGGAAGCCCACAGGCGGGAGGCGTCACGCAGTCGGCGGGGTCGCAGCTCCAGGCCGATCAGCGTGGCGAACGTCTGCTCCGCCGGGCCACCGGTGGCCCGGCGGCGGCGCAGGGTCTCACGCAGGGCGTCGGCGGACGACAGGCGCGGTTTTGCAGCGGCGTGCACCACCGCGTCCACCCAGCCCTCCACGAGCGCCAGAGCGGTCTCCAGACGGGCCAGGGCGGCTTTCTGCTCGGGCGTGTCCTCCGGTTGGAACATGCCCTGCTGCAGCGCGTCCTGCAACTGCTCGGGGTTCTGCGGGTCGAACTGGCCGACCACGTCCTCCAGCTTGGCCGTGTCGACCTTGATCCCGCGCGCGTAGCCGTCGACCGCACCGAACAGGTGCGAGCGCAGCCACGGCACGTGCACGAACAGTCGCTGATGGGCCGCCTCGCGCAGGGCCAGGTAGAGCCGCACCTCCTCCTGCGGCACACTCAGGTCCCTGCCGAAGGCCGCCACGTTCGCCGGGAGCAGCGCGGCCCTGCCGGCCGGGCCCAGCGGCAGCCCGATGTCGGACGAGCCGACGACCTCGCCCGCCAGCACGCCGACGGCCTGCCCGATCTGCGTGCCGAACATGGCGCCGCCCATCGAGCGCATCATGCCGATCAGGGGGCCCGCCATGGCCTGCATCTCCTCCGGCAGGACATCGCCCATGGCCGCCCCGACACGCTCGGCGACCGGGTCGACCAGCTCCTGCCAGGCGGGCAGGGTCGCCTCGACCCACTCCGCGCGGGACCAGGCCACCGCCGAGGCGGAGCCCGACGGCAGGGACGTCACGTCGTCCAGCCACAGGTCGGCCAGGCGGACGGCCTCCTCGACCGCCCTGCGCTCGGCCGGGCCCACGCTGGCGTCCTTCGTGCCGTCCGGGGTGCCCTGGGACACCGTCTGGCGGGCGATCTGTTTGGCCATGTCCCAGTTCACCGGACCGCCCTCGTAGGAGAGCATCTGGCCCAGCTGCTGGAACGCGGCGCCCAGGTCGGTGGGGTTCAGCGACCCGAACATGGCTGCGAGCGGATTGTCGGCGCCGGGGCCGCCAAAGCCTCCGGCTCCGGGCAGGCCGCCGAAACCGAACGGATTGGTTGGTCCCTGCCCACCGCCGCTCTGCTGTTCGTCCTTCTTCTTGCCCTCGTCGCCGTCCTCCGGCTCCTCCGGCGGAAGGCCGAATCCGAATGGGGTGTCACTCACGGGATTCCTCGGCTGGTAAGGCCGCCGGTCTCTCACCGGCGGCGCGGCTGCCCGACAACACCACCCAGCCTAGACACCCGGACCCAATCGGGCCTCGGTGCTTCGCCCACAGCTGGCCTGCGG contains:
- a CDS encoding ATP-dependent DNA helicase UvrD2 is translated as MTAATHSTLFPQAPDTADAVLEGLDPEQREVATALHGPVCVLAGAGTGKTRAITHRIAYGVRAGILQPSSVLAVTFTNRAAGEMRGRLRQLGAQGVQARTFHSAALRQLQYFWPKAIGGSMPRLVDRKVKLVADAAAAMGTRLDRGELRDVTAEIEWSKVTQTIPADYAYAAAKAGRDIPRDPAEVAHLYAAYEDLKRARAVIDFEDVLLLTVAILQDRHDVAEQVRMQYQHFVVDEYQDVSPLQQRLLELWLGDRDSLCVVGDASQTIYSFTGATPDHLLDFKGRHPGATVVKLVRDYRSTPQVVHLANGLLTQARGRAAGHRLELLSQRPAGPEPAYTEYTDEPAEAEGAARRIRELIDSGVPAAEIAVLFRTNSQSETYEQALADAGVPYQLRGAERFFERPEVRKAGIALRGAARFGGNDSLLDDAVDLPSQVRAVLSGEGWSSEPPAGSGAVRERWESLAALVNLAHDLAVATPGATLGDFVAELDERANAQHAPTVQGVTLASLHAAKGLEWDAVFLVGIAEGMLPITYAKTDEQIEEERRLLYVGVTRARERLHISWALSRAPGGRPGRRPSRFLDGLRPGTTATVGHTGASAGGGVERGATAGAAAVPRRTQRTQRTPARCRVCGRTLTDAGEMKLMRCEDCPSDMDEGLYERLREWRAVQAERSGQPDFCVFTDRTLMAIAEARPENSAGLSRIPGVLSRKLRSYGPDVLAICAGRQADADVEDA
- a CDS encoding WhiB family transcriptional regulator — translated: MQLEAHAPSVPPSQTIPPPGLTKDCTLTPLTALTALDDAIENLGVPVPCRSYDPEVFFAESPADVEYAKSLCRTCPLVEACLAGAKERREPWGVWGGELFVQGVVVARKRPRGRPRKNPVTA
- a CDS encoding ABC1 kinase family protein, with amino-acid sequence MSDLPRKAVTRTAKLAALPLGFAGRATWGLGKRIVGESAEIVGRELQQRTAEQLFKVLGELKGGAMKFGQALSVFESALPEEIAGPYRAALTKLQEAAPPMPTRTVHTVLEERLGPGWRDFFEEFEDKPAAAASIGQVHRAVWHDGREVAVKVQYPGAGEALLSDLGQLSRFARLLGPLIPGMDVKPLIAELKDRVSEELDYELEARAQTAHAEEFAGDPDMVVPAVVHQCEQVLVTEWIDGIPLSEIITDGTQEQRDRAGQLLARFLFSGPARTGLLHADPHPGNFRLLPGGPTGKEEWRLGVLDFGTVDRLPGGLPLPIGVSLRMTLGGDAETVYELLCAEGFVKDSIELDPDAVLDYLLPIIEPARVDAFTFTRSWMRSQAARIADPRSPAYQLGKRLNLPPAYLLIHRVTLSTIGVLCQLGATVQLREELQAWLPGFAPEGDPQEEEPAAGA
- a CDS encoding TOMM precursor leader peptide-binding protein, which gives rise to MHPMVKPALRRGWRDLHTVQFGMTPAHALTLGPMDMATGSFLELLNGTRGLPLLREEGRRLDLPDGHVDALVDRLSRAGLVDDARGGGPAADALREKEDVLQRLRPDLASLALTTSEPGGALARLAARGALRVQVRGAGRVGTLLASVLSGAGVGGVDVCDVGRVQPWDVAPGGLPAEAVGERREAAARTAVRRAAPDRPARRPRSPGSEAETTGLSLVVLTPRDDVAVHAPDPLTAEPLMASGTPHLYAGVVEGTGVVGPLVLPGESSCAGCLHEDRTDRDAAWPRLIAQWRSGRARRIGACDLTLAAAVAGLAAAHALAFLDGEPPSSAGARWEVSLPGLNWRARPLRPHRACTCGAAERGKGEHSSTDKGPRETMAVQRPSKERRREVGAARTTGTWRTHV
- a CDS encoding M48 family metallopeptidase, whose translation is MPADPLHHAGKPQRSTTSQPPGGSRASAIEVRRSARRRRTVSAYREGDRTIVLIPARMSKAEEQRWVTVMLDKLAAQESKRLLGDAELVDRAERLSAQYFEGRARPASVRWVTNQNTRWGSCTPAEASIRLSHRLQGMPEYVVDYVLCHELAHLMVPGHGPDFWRLLEAYPRTERARGYLEGVVAAGRLPHVPDTRGE
- a CDS encoding TerD family protein, coding for MAREFQRGHKARISDLTAGTDLYVGVQIAAPGLTFDISCFGLDADERLSDDRYFVFFNQPKSPEESIQLLGAQAGDTESFRVTLDRIPSQIRKLSFTATIDGAGQMAQIGPGYLRIVAGGEEVARYSFSGSEFSTERAVMLGDVYFKDGWRFAAVGQGFDGGLEALLKNFGGEVLEEEAPAPQQQSAAVPGFAPPAQAAEPPAFGVPSAPAPASAPAPTPAPAPTQVPVPQGFAPSPPVPPGQTPPPAPALNVHAAPTLIAPLTPPGGGTVPPPTPAPYGQPPQQPSHLPGAPIPLGYGRPPAPAGQPAPPMPPGYGQVPGQPAAPYAAPRAVPQGAAGVTAALQVFKETPTGQRWTLQNKKLVRVDLGIGGQPVLAKQGSMVLYQGKVDFGYKGAGVMGRIVGNATGQEMQLMRCTGQGQVFLAENATYLHPVELQGDAICVSAENVLAFDESLQYEVRRIEGHGIPGGALFTMQFQGTGTIVVKTHGTPVVLPVTPTTFADCNAVVAWSAASQVIVSSQVRMRRNAYPGDTGESINLQFRGAPGNFIVVQPYEV
- a CDS encoding AIM24 family protein, which produces MNQPLAGYASAPLTARMENHGDHMLKVAMQTGNDLFARVGSMIAYEGFIQYEPNPPAVRQIARDWMTGEGAPLMKCSGDGLLYLADYGANVVVINLNGDGISVNATNLLAFDAHLTWGVERVKGLAKFAGQGLWNTKISGQGWVALTSRGKPIVVDCGGGEDETYVDPDALVAWSPNLKVKGKRSFKAQSLIGRGSGEAYQMAFSGQGIVVVQPSEDSTDRLRIRG
- a CDS encoding AIM24 family protein; translation: MQSPLFAHNDLQTQERWSLQNAQLLRVVLEGHDDILARKGTMVAYQGLVEFDAEYRSNSQARTRAYTGEGLDLMRCHGQGTVYLANLAQHVHIMDVEQEGLTVDSSYVLAMDSSLHHEVIAVDSLYGISGSGKYQLNITGRGRIALMTSGAPLLMQVTPDKYVNCDADAIVAWSTGLRVQMQAQTHSSGVWRRRGSTGEGWELSFMGSGFTLVQPSELLPPQNAVIGQGLAAQFGMGQHGARGQNQGNVWN
- a CDS encoding NUDIX hydrolase, with protein sequence MTLYDDTVLVLKGYEGQGELRRAYLDHLAAHPDGMWKACRAGHITASALVIDPERGRVLLTLHRKLRMWLQMGGHCEPGDAVLQAAALREATEESGITGLRLLPGGPVRLDRHPIPAPCHWHFDVQYAVLAPRDAQHAISEESLDVRWFAYGEVADVADASVVHLLDATRARL